One segment of Lachancea thermotolerans CBS 6340 chromosome E complete sequence DNA contains the following:
- a CDS encoding sugar porter family MFS transporter (highly similar to uniprot|P32466 Saccharomyces cerevisiae YDR345C HXT3 Low affinity glucose transporter of the major facilitator superfamily expression is induced in low or high glucose conditions), with the protein MSSSPEIGPSKSVSDDQGSHNSNVMNAPAPKLNREESHDEIDALKKDAEQQLASKGSSDFVFVSMCCLMVAFGGFVFGWDTGTISGFVQQTDFLRRFGQKHSDGTHYLSNVRTGLIVAIFNIGCAIGGIVLGKLGEVYGRRLGLTIVVIIYSVGIIIQIASIDKWYQYFIGRIISGLGVGAITILSPMLISEVSPKHLRGTLVSCYQFMVTGGIFLGYCTNYGTKRYSNSVQWRVPLGLCFAWALFMIGGMVFVPESPRFLVEAGRLEEARRSLARVNKASLEDAVVTLELENIEASVEAEKMAGKASWAELITGKPQMFKRTLNGIIIMSLQQLTGDNYFFYYGTTIFKAVGMTDSFETAIVFGVVNFFCTSLSLYTVDRFGRRNCLIYGAIGMVACYVVYASVGVTRLYPEGANHPDISSKGAGNCLIVFACFYIFCFATTWAPIAYVLISETYPLRVKGKAMSIASACNWIWGFLIAFFTPFITSAINFYYGYVFMGCMVFAIFYVFFFIPETKGLTLEEVNDMYAEGVLPWKSASWVPASRRGADYNADDLMHDDKPWYKRFF; encoded by the coding sequence ATGAGCTCATCTCCTGAAATTGGACCCTCTAAGAGCGTGTCCGACGACCAAGGGTCGCACAATTCTAATGTCATGAACGCCCCAGCTCCAAAGCTGAACAGAGAGGAAAGTCATGACGAGATCGAcgccttgaagaaggatgccgagcagcagctggccaGCAAAGGCTCTAGTGACTTCGTGTTCGTCAGTATGTGCTGTCTCATGGTTGCTTTCGGTGGTTTCGTCTTCGGCTGGGATACCGGTACCATTTCCGGTTTCGTTCAGCAGACCGACTTCTTGCGCAGATTCGGCCAAAAGCACAGCGATGGTACCCACTACTTGTCTAACGTCAGAACTGGTTTGATTGTCGCTATTTTCAACATCGGTTGTGCTATCGGTGGTATTGTCCTGGGTAAGCTTGGTGAGGTCTACGGCCGTCGTCTAGGTTTGACCATTGTCGTTATTATTTACTCCGTCGGTATTATCATCCAAATCGCTTCTATTGACAAATGGTACCAGTACTTTATCGGCAGAATTATCTCCGGTCTAGGTGTTGGTGCCATCACCATTCTATCTCCTATGTTGATTTCCGAGGTCTCTCCTAAGCACTTGAGAGGTACTTTGGTGTCTTGCTACCAATTTATGGTTACAGGTGGTATTTTCTTGGGTTACTGTACTAACTACGGTACTAAGAGATACAGCAACTCTGTCCAATGGAGAGTTCCTTTGGGTTTGTGTTTCGCCTGGGCTTTGTTCATGATTGGCGGTATGGTTTTTGTGCCAGAATCCCCACGTTTCTTGGTTGAAGCCGGTAGACTCGAGGAAGCCAGACGCTCTTTGGCTCGTGTCAACAAGGCTAGCTTGGAGGACGCTGTCGTCACCTTGGAATTGGAGAACATTGAAGCAAGTGTCGAGGCCGAGAAAATGGCTGGCAAGGCTTCTTGGGCCGAACTTATCACCGGTAAGCCTCAAATGTTCAAGCGTACATTGAACGGTATTATTATCATGTCCTTGCAGCAATTGACTGGTGACAACTACTTCTTCTACTACGGTACTACTATTTTCAAGGCTGTCGGTATGACTGACTCTTTCGAAACTGCTATTGTCTTTGGTGTCGtgaacttcttctgtaCCTCGCTGTCTTTGTACACTGTCGACAGATTCGGTCGTCGTAACTGTCTGATCTACGGTGCTATTGGTATGGTTGCTTGTTACGTTGTCTACGCTTCTGTCGGTGTCACTAGACTTTACCCAGAAGGCGCTAACCACCCTGATATCTCCTCCAAGGGTGCTGGTAACTGTTTGATTGTCTTCGCATGTTTCTACATCTTCTGTTTCGCCACCACCTGGGCCCCTATCGCTTACGTCTTGATCTCTGAGACTTACCCTCTGAGAGTTAAGGGTAAGGCCATGTCTATTGCCTCCGCGTGCAACTGGATCTGGGGTTTCTTGATCGCTTTCTTCACTCCATTCATCACCTCTGCCATCAACTTCTACTACGGTTACGTTTTCATGGGGTGCATGGTTTTCGCCATCTTCTacgttttcttcttcatcccaGAGACCAAGGGTCTGACTTTGGAAGAAGTCAACGACATGTACGCCGAGGGTGTTTTGCCATGGAAGTCTGCTTCTTGGGTCCCAGCCTCTAGAAGAGGCGCCGATTACAACGCCGACGACTTGATGCATGACGACAAGCCATGGTACAAGAGATTTTTCTAA
- a CDS encoding sugar porter family MFS transporter (highly similar to uniprot|P39003 Saccharomyces cerevisiae YDR343C HXT6 High-affinity glucose transporter of the major facilitator superfamily nearly identical to Hxt7p expressed at high basal levels relative to other HXTs repression of expression by high glucose requires SNF3) encodes MSSAPYQQETAATATPVDLHSTVSNGSQLSTPSNKASRDELKAANMAEDAADQVEIPKKPASAYVTVVILCLMVAFGGFVFGWDTGTISGFVNQSDFLRRFGQKHSDGTHYLSNVRMGLIVAIFNIGCAFGGIILSKIGDVYGRRIGLMAVVVIYVVGIIIQIASIDKWYQYFIGRIISGLGVGGIAVLSPMLISETAPKHLRGAMVACYQLMITAGIFLGYCTNYGVKNYSNSVQWRVPLGLCFAWALFMITGMSFVPESPRYLIENGRIEDAKRSLAKSNKVTVEDPAILVEVDLILAGVEAERLAGSASIKELFSTKTKVLQRLIMGIMIQSLQQLTGDNYFFYYGTTIFKAVGLSDSFQTSIVIGIVNFASTFVSLVTVEKFGRRGCMLWGSAAMVACFVVYASVGVTKLYPNGADHPEVTNKGAGNCMICFTCFYIFCFATTWAPIAYVVVSESFPLRVKSKCMAIATASNWLWGFLIAFFTPFITSAIHFYYGYVFMGCLVFAYFYVFFFVPETKGLTLEEVQELWEEGVLPWKSTSWVPSSRRGKDYNVEELKHDDKPWYRRVV; translated from the coding sequence ATGTCTTCTGCACCTTACCAACAGGAAACTGCCGCTACGGCGACACCGGTCGATTTGCACTCGACCGTCAGCAACGGGTCGCAGCTTTCGACCCCTTCCAACAAGGCCTCCAGAGATGAGCTGAAGGCCGCCAACATGGCCGAGGATGCCGCCGACCAGGTGGAGATCCCAAAGAAGCCCGCTTCCGCTTACGTGACTGTCGTCATCCTATGTCTTATGGTCGCCTTCGGTGGTTTCGTTTTCGGCTGGGATACCGGTACCATTTCCGGTTTCGTCAACCAGAGTGACTTCTTGCGCAGATTCGGTCAAAAACATAGCGATGGTACCCACTACTTGTCTAACGTCAGAATGGGTTTGATTGTCGCTATTTTCAACATTGGTTGTGCTTTCGGTGGTATCATTTTGTCTAAGATCGGTGATGTTTACGGACGTCGTATCGGTCTGATGGCTGTTGTTGTGATCTACGTCGTCGGTATCATTATTCAAATTGCATCTATCGACAAATGGTACCAGTACTTCATCGGTAGAATTATCTCCGGTTTGGGTGTCGGTGGTATTGCTGTCCTATCCCCTATGCTGATTTCTGAGACCGCACCAAAGCACTTGAGAGGTGCTATGGTTGCCTGCTACCAATTGATGATTACCGCTGGTATCTTCTTGGGTTACTGTACCAACTACGGTGTCAAGAACTACAGCAACTCTGTCCAATGGAGAGTTCCTCTGGGTCTGTGTTTCGCCTGGGCTCTGTTCATGATCACTGGTATGTCTTTCGTCCCAGAGTCTCCACGTTACTTGATTGAGAACGGCAGAATTGAAGATGCCAAGCGTTCTCTAGCTAAGTCTAACAAGGTCACCGTTGAAGACCCTGCTATTCTCGTTGAGGTTGACCTGATTCTCGCTGGTGTCGAAGCCGAGAGATTGGCTGGCTCTGCTTCCATTAAGGAGCTGTTCTCTACTAAGACCAAGGTTTTGCAGCGTTTGATTATGGGTATCATGATTCAATCTTTGCAGCAACTGACAGGTGACAACTACTTCTTCTACTACGGTACTACTATTTTCAAGGCTGTCGGTCTTTCTGACTCTTTCCAAACATCCATTGTCATCGGTATCGTTAACTTTGCTTccacttttgtttctttggTCACCGTTGAGAAGTTCGGCCGTCGTGGCTGTATGCTATGGGGTTCCGCTGCCATGGTTGCCTGTTTCGTCGTTTACGCTTCTGTCGGTGTTACCAAGCTATACCCTAACGGTGCTGACCATCCCGAGGTCACTAACAAAGGTGCCGGTAACTGTATGATCTGTTTCACTTGTTTCTACATTTTCTGCTTTGCCACCACCTGGGCCCCAATTGCCTACGTCGTTGTTTCCGAATCCTTCCCATTGAGAGTGAAATCCAAGTGTATGGCTATCGCCACCGCTTCCAACTGGCTCTGGGGTTTCCTGATCGCTTTCTTCACTCCTTTCATCACCTCCGCTATCCACTTCTACTACGGTTATGTTTTCATGGGGTGCTTGGTCTTCGCTTACTTCtacgtcttcttcttcgtcccAGAGACCAAGGGTTTGACTCTAGAAGAAGTCCAAGAGTTGTGGGAAGAGGGTGTTCTACCATGGAAGTCTACTTCTTGGGTTCCATCTTCCAGAAGAGGTAAGGATTACAACGTTGAGGAGTTGAAGCATGACGACAAGCCATGGTACAGAAGAGTCGTTTAA
- a CDS encoding KLTH0E02794p (conserved hypothetical protein), protein MQAAQHPDSGSPRSEGLVDRIFDGLKHGGPPWTRHYGKSNIANGSAAPRLSRSGNLKRSLRKAKMVLDGSRFGSSRQNRKKASSERPLNHLSFFSRGLQGSFSWDSGSCIGSEGAAVSDADAPSTTLPTEINTKSDEDKENFQRQSAAPGGPASFHSPLQPLPIDLKQYVTGYEIKSGNSEAFSEGPAPGPVSAPLKIAFSTLVSDVLRENRNWINELALARRQKPWKFSKKSKMESDAFLEFLERLESLLKFESAFIEELHLRQDTLHEENTLLRHQLVAVRGVGLENHDIMPCVTSNSV, encoded by the coding sequence ATGCAAGCCGCACAGCATCCTGACAGTGGTTCTCCTCGCAGTGAAGGGCTCGTTGATAGAATATTTGACGGCTTGAAGCACGGGGGTCCACCCTGGACGCGCCATTACGGCAAGAGCAATATAGCCAACGGTTCGGCGGCTCCGAGATTATCGAGGAGTGGAAATCTCAAGCGGTCTTTGAGAAAGGCAAAGATGGTTTTGGATGGCAGCCGCTTTGGAtcttcaagacaaaatcGGAAAAAAGCGAGCTCCGAAAGGCCTTTGAACCATCTGTCCTTTTTCAGTAGGGGTCTTCAgggctctttttcttgggaTTCAGGCAGCTGTATCGGGTCTGAGGGAGCCGCTGTTTCGGATGCAGACGCCCCCTCTACAACCCTTCCGACAGAGATCAATACAAAGAGTGACGAAGATAAAGAGAACTTTCAAAGGCAATCTGCCGCACCTGGAGGCcctgcttcttttcataGCCCATTGCAGCCTCTTCCCATTGACTTGAAACAATATGTGACAGGATACGAGATAAAAAGCGGAAACTCAGAAGCGTTTTCAGAAGGTCCTGCCCCAGGGCCTGTTAGCGCTCCCTTGAAGATTGCATTCTCGACGCTGGTATCCGATGTGCTTCGCGAAAACCGCAACTGGATCAACGAACTAGCTCTCGCAAGGCGTCAAAAACCCTGGAAattctcaaaaaagtccAAGATGGAAAGTGACGCCTTTTTGGAGTTTCTCGAACGGTTAGagagtttgttgaaattcGAGTCTGCATTTATTGAGGAGCTTCATCTCCGGCAGGACACTCttcatgaagaaaacaCGCTTCTAAGACACCAGTTGGTAGCTGTGCGCGGTGTCGGACTTGAAAACCATGATATTATGCCTTGTGTGACCTCAAATTCAGTATAG
- a CDS encoding arginine--tRNA ligase (highly similar to uniprot|Q05506 Saccharomyces cerevisiae YDR341C Cytoplasmic arginyl-tRNA synthetase): MLRRAVNFVAISRSFQVRLKQHRIWRLQGLRYFSHQPEIMSATSITSQLQKLSIQEPPALEGSFPNVNVVDLMRNFISVELSKISGVDTQLIYPALEWTNTLERGDLLIPVPRLRIKGSNPKDLATEWAEKFPLGNFLTKVEANGPFVQFFFKPDFLFKVVLPDILTRKEEYGSAPLVQNKKVVIEFSSPNIAKPFHAGHLRSTIIGGFLSNLYEKMGWDVVRLNYLGDWGKQFGVLAVGFERYGDEEALSKDPIKHLYDVYVRVNQDITAEGDSLPEDKSTDGQARAYFKKMEDGDENALKIWKRFRELSIEKYIDTYARLNIKYDSYSGESQASRESMQLALDMFREKGLTHEDRGALLIDLTKFNKKLGKTIVQKSDGTTLYMTRDVGTAMDRHKKYNFDKMIYVIACQQDLYTAQLFEVLKQLGFGWAKDLQHVNFGMVQGMSTRKGTVVFLDNILEETKEKMHEVMKTNKAKYAQIENPDEVADLVGISAVMIQDMQAKRINNYEFKWERMTSFEGDTGPYLQYAHSRLRSVERNASEITQEKMVNADFSLLHEPAAVLLVRLLAQYPDVLRNAIKTHEPATVVTYLFKLTHQVSSCYDVLWVAGQTPELAAARLALYASARQVLYNGMTLLGLTPVDRM, encoded by the coding sequence aTGCTGAGAAGAGCAGTGAATTTCGTGGCTATTAGTCGTAGTTTTCAGGTTCGCTTAAAGCAACATCGGATTTGGCGCTTGCAAGGTCTCAGATATTTCAGTCACCAGCCAGAAATAATGTCTGCTACCTCTATCACATCGCAGCTACAGAAGCTGTCTATCCAGGAGCCTCCAGCTTTGGAAGGCTCGTTCCCAAACGTCAACGTGGTGGACCTTATGAGAAACTTCATCAGCGTGGAGCTGTCTAAGATCTCGGGTGTCGACACACAACTGATCTACCCAGCTTTGGAGTGGACCAACACGCTGGAGAGAGGCGACCTCTTGATTCCAGTTCCTAGATTGCGCATAAAGGGCTCTAACCCAAAGGATCTCGCTACAGAATGGGCCGAGAAGTTCCCTCTGGGCAACTTCCTGACCAAGGTCGAGGCTAACGGACCTTTTGtccagttcttcttcaagcccGACTTTCTGTTCAAGGTCGTCCTTCCTGACATTTTGACCAGAAAGGAGGAGTACGGTTCGGCTCCTCTGGTGCAGAATAAGAAGGTGGTCATCGAGTTCTCCTCCCCCAACATTGCTAAGCCTTTCCACGCCGGCCACTTGAGATCTACTATTATCGGTGGTTTCTTGTCCAATTTGTACGAGAAGATGGGCTGGGATGTTGTTAGATTGAACTACCTGGGTGACTGGGGCAAACAGTTTGGTGTTCTTGCCGTTGGTTTCGAAAGATACGGTGACGAGGAGGCCCTAAGCAAAGACCCCATCAAGCACCTGTACGACGTGTATGTCCGCGTCAACCAGGACATCACTGCCGAAGGCGACAGCTTGCCAGAGGACAAGTCCACTGACGGTCAAGCTCGCGCCTACTTCAAGAAGATGGAGGACGGTGACGAAAATGCCCTCAAGATCTGGAAGCGCTTCCGTGAGCTCTCCATCGAAAAGTATATCGACACTTACGCTCGTTTGAACATCAAATACGACTCCTATTCCGGTGAGTCTCAGGCCTCCAGAGAGTCCATGCAGCTGGCGCTCGACATGTTCAGGGAGAAGGGTCTGACTCACGAGGACAGAGGTGCATTGTTGATCGACCTGACCaagttcaacaagaagctgggcAAGACCATCGTCCAGAAGTCAGACGGTACAACCCTATACATGACTAGAGATGTTGGTACCGCAATGGACCGTCACAAGAAGTACAACTTTGACAAAATGATTTACGTCATCGCATGTCAGCAAGATCTGTACACTGCTCAGTTGTTTGAAGTTCTCAAGCAGTTAGGATTCGGGTGGGCCAAGGACTTGCAGCACGTCAACTTCGGTATGGTTCAGGGTATGTCCACCAGAAAGGGTACTGTGGTTTTCTTGGACAACATCTTGGAGGAAACTAAGGAGAAGATGCATGAAGTTATGAAGACCAACAAGGCTAAGTACGCACAAATCGAGAACCCAGATGAGGTTGCCGACTTGGTCGGTATTTCTGCGGTCATGATCCAGGACATGCAAGCTAAGCGTATCAACAACTACGAGTTCAAGTGGGAGAGAATGACCTCCTTTGAGGGTGACACCGGTCCATACTTACAGTACGCCCACTCTAGATTAAGATCCGTCGAGAGAAACGCCTCGGAAATCACACAAGAAAAGATGGTTAACGCCGACTTCTCTCTGCTTCACGAGCCTGCTGCCGTTCTCCTGGTGCGTTTGCTCGCCCAGTACCCTGATGTGTTGAGAAACGCCATCAAGACCCACGAGCCTGCTACCGTGGTTACTTACCTGTTCAAGCTCACTCACCAAGTCTCATCGTGTTACGACGTCTTGTGGGTCGCGGGTCAAACTCCAGAGCTGGCTGCTGCCCGTCTGGCCCTATACGCATCTGCCAGACAGGTACTATACAATGGTATGACTCTGCTGGGCCTCACTCCTGTTGACAGAATGTAA
- the FCF1 gene encoding rRNA-processing protein FCF1 (highly similar to uniprot|Q05498 Saccharomyces cerevisiae YDR339C Protein required for cell viability) — protein MGKAKKTRKFALVKRTLNAKKDVRLKANQAKEAHRDDPELTKNVPQISSALFFQYNQAIKPPYQVLIDTNFINFSIQKKIDIVRGMMDTLLAKCIPMITDCVMAELEKLGPKYRIALKLARDPRIQRLTCSHKGTYADDCLVNRVLQHKCYIVATNDAGLKQRIRKVPGIPLMSVGGHAYVIEKLPDVF, from the coding sequence ATGGGTAAGGCTAAGAAGACCAGAAAGTTTGCGCTTGTTAAGCGCACGCTTAACGCCAAGAAAGACGTGCGCTTGAAGGCTAACCAGGCCAAGGAAGCGCATCGCGACGACCCGGAGCTGACCAAAAATGTGCCGCAGATATCGAGTGCCCTCTTTTTCCAATACAACCAAGCCATAAAACCACCCTACCAGGTGCTGATAGATACCAACTTCATTAACTTCTCgatccagaagaagatcgacATCGTGAGGGGCATGATGGACACACTGTTGGCGAAGTGCATACCGATGATCACCGATTGCGTGATGGCGgagctggagaagctgGGACCCAAGTACCGAATCGCGCTGAAGctggcacgtgacccgcGGATTCAGAGGCTGACCTGCTCGCACAAGGGCACCTACGCAGACGACTGTCTCGTGAACCGTGTGCTGCAGCACAAATGCTACATCGTGGCGACCAACGATGCGGGGCTGAAGCAGCGTATACGTAAGGTGCCGGGCATCCCACTAATGAGCGTGGGTGGCCATGCCTACGTTATCGAGAAGCTGCCTGACGTGTTTTGA
- a CDS encoding DUF4112 domain-containing protein (conserved hypothetical protein): protein MNPLLFPLKYVAKKVFGEVEIGGKAEDPFFEEVEFQKRSFWSGSTKIVKKRRDKSVPEFVPEADSKILRRVRKRAYRLDMKFHLCGVRFGWIGVIGLLPVIGDLFVLWLSLQVYREASKISGGLPPAEAARMITNICVDFGLGLVPIVGDFVSVAYKANSRNVLVLEKYLTHKYNRVRVPAPAATQRI from the coding sequence ATGAACCCCTTATTGTTTCCGCTGAAATACGTCGCGAAGAAGGTTTTTGGGGAGGTTGAAATCGGTGGCAAGGCCGAGGATCCGTTTTTTGAGGAGGTTGAGTTCCAGAAGCGGTCATTCTGGTCGGGAAGCACCAAGATAGTCAAAAAAAGGCGCGACAAGAGCGTGCCCGAGTTCGTGCCCGAGGCTGACTCCAAAATCCTGCGCCGCGTGCGCAAGCGGGCCTATCGCCTTGACATGAAGTTCCACTTGTGCGGAGTACGGTTTGGATGGATCGGAGTAATCGGGCTTCTGCCCGTGATTGGCGACCTGTTCGTGTTGTGGCTGTCGCTGCAGGTGTACCGCGAGGCATCGAAGATCTCGGGCGGGCTCCCTCCTGCAGAAGCGGCGAGGATGATTACCAACATCTGCGTGGACTTCGGCCTCGGCCTGGTGCCCATAGTGGGTGACTTCGTGAGTGTCGCATATAAGGCGAACTCGCGAAACGTCTTGGTCCTGGAAAAATATCTCACACACAAGTACAACAGGGTCCGGGTCCCTGCGCCGGCCGCTACTCAACGTATATAA
- the YNG2 gene encoding histone acetyltransferase YNG2 (similar to uniprot|P38806 Saccharomyces cerevisiae YHR090C YNG2 Yeast homolog of mammalian Ing1 NuA4 histone acetyltransferase complex component) produces the protein MDPSSALEQTTHDVSNLQAEFRYILDEIKNADLRVYEQRKKYVQRDAQVQKFVKQHGSGTENPREGELSQKIERELQDCVESQRGKCVLANTALFLVSKHLSKLEKTIRVLEGDNLLAPAEEDKETESGGDNSRESSVMSGERRRKATPTAAVVAPKRKRRADSTPVPRQKDSTPGGGSDANFDLQDYNDDLFSGYNQAEEDDKQLYCFCQSVSYGEMVACDGPNCKYEWFHYTCVNLKEPPKGAWYCPDCRQELANTRLKKRKA, from the coding sequence ATGGACCCTAGTTCTGCCTTAGAGCAGACTACACATGATGTGTCGAATTTGCAGGCCGAATTTCGGTACATTTTGGATGAGATTAAGAACGCGGACCTTAGGGTGTATGAGCAGCGAAAGAAATACGTACAGCGGGACGCACAGGTCCAGAAGTTCGTGAAGCAGCATGGATCGGGCACGGAGAACCCGCGAGAGGGCGAGCTATCGCAGAAGATAGAGCGCGAGTTGCAGGACTGTGTGGAGTCGCAGCGAGGCAAGTGCGTGTTGGCCAATACGGCGTTGTTTTTGGTCAGCAAACATTTGAgcaagctggagaagaCCATACGTGTGCTGGAGGGGGATAACCTGCTGGCACCCGCGGAGGAAGACAAAGAGACTGAGTCCGGCGGCGACAACTCACGCGAAAGCTCTGTGATGTCAGGCGAGCGCCGCCGCAAGGCCACGCCCACAGCTGCAGTGGTAGCGCCCAAGCGGAAGCGCCGTGCTGACAGCACGCCAGTACCGCGGCAGAAGGACTCCACGCCAGGCGGCGGATCCGATGCGAACTTCGACCTCCAGGACTACAACGACGACCTGTTCTCGGGCTACAACCAGGCGGAGGAAGACGACAAGCAGCTCTACTGCTTTTGCCAGAGTGTATCCTACGGCGAGATGGTGGCATGCGACGGGCCGAACTGCAAATACGAGTGGTTTCACTACACGTGCGTGAACCTTAAGGAGCCTCCGAAAGGCGCTTGGTACTGCCCTGACTGCCGGCAAGAGCTCGCTAACACTCGgctgaagaagcgcaaaGCCTAG